One Tamlana carrageenivorans genomic region harbors:
- a CDS encoding N-acetylglucosamine kinase: MVLIADSGSTKCDWILCSDDDTKPVRIKTKGLNPAILTKKQFQKIISKSTELNKIKHAVTDVKFFGAGCGTKRNQKKVNAILSDFFPNAIAYSNEDTMAAIMATTTEPAVVCILGTGSNCCYFDGKNIHMKAPSMGYLLMDEASGNYFGKALLRAYYYETMPSDLRQAFSVDYKLKEKDVIKGLYKSARPNKYLAAFAPFLFKHENHPFIQNILKKGMDAFVENHVLRYRETLKQVPIHFVGSIAFYAQDYIKEGLRGRGIEVGMIVKSPIENIIEKHAKASTL; the protein is encoded by the coding sequence ATGGTGTTAATTGCAGATAGCGGTTCTACAAAATGCGATTGGATTTTATGTTCCGATGATGATACAAAACCAGTTCGCATTAAAACCAAAGGGTTAAACCCTGCGATTTTGACGAAAAAACAGTTTCAAAAAATCATTTCTAAAAGTACAGAACTTAATAAAATTAAGCATGCGGTTACCGATGTTAAGTTTTTTGGGGCTGGTTGTGGTACAAAAAGAAATCAGAAAAAAGTGAATGCCATTTTATCCGATTTCTTCCCTAATGCCATAGCATATTCTAATGAAGATACCATGGCAGCCATTATGGCCACGACAACAGAACCGGCGGTAGTTTGCATTTTAGGTACAGGTTCAAACTGTTGTTATTTTGATGGTAAAAATATTCATATGAAAGCACCTTCTATGGGGTATTTACTTATGGATGAAGCGAGTGGAAACTATTTTGGTAAAGCATTACTTCGTGCTTACTATTACGAAACCATGCCAAGTGATTTGAGACAGGCGTTTTCGGTAGATTATAAATTGAAAGAAAAAGACGTGATAAAAGGCTTGTACAAATCGGCACGTCCTAATAAATATTTAGCAGCTTTCGCACCTTTTTTGTTCAAACATGAAAACCATCCGTTTATTCAAAATATACTTAAAAAAGGTATGGATGCATTTGTAGAAAATCATGTGTTACGATACCGAGAAACCCTAAAACAGGTCCCCATTCACTTTGTAGGTTCTATTGCCTTCTATGCGCAGGATTATATTAAAGAGGGCTTGAGAGGAAGGGGGATAGAAGTAGGGATGATTGTAAAAAGTCCTATCGAAAATATTATTGAAAAGCATGCGAAAGCGAGTACGCTTTAA
- a CDS encoding MCP four helix bundle domain-containing protein, whose translation MTLFDKLKWVLGILMVFVIIITTNLIDRNNFVRVRDAVSTIYEDRIIANDLIFDMQKLLHEKELAVALSDSTFLNTESSTFNADLKALISRFEQTKLTPQEAIVFEDLKSNFEVLYNYDLKALQSNLNYKSNIVHKFSKVKANLNDLSKIQLREGRRQMAISKKAVDTVELFTDIEIYILVFLAIIVQVIVMYNPKEKA comes from the coding sequence ATGACATTATTCGATAAACTGAAATGGGTGCTTGGCATATTGATGGTGTTTGTAATCATAATTACCACAAACTTAATTGATAGGAATAATTTTGTTAGAGTAAGAGATGCTGTATCTACGATTTATGAAGACAGAATCATAGCCAACGATTTAATATTTGATATGCAGAAGCTGTTGCATGAAAAGGAATTAGCAGTTGCTTTATCTGATTCGACGTTTTTGAATACTGAAAGCTCAACATTTAACGCCGATTTAAAAGCTTTAATTTCAAGGTTTGAGCAAACAAAACTAACGCCCCAAGAAGCTATAGTGTTTGAAGACTTAAAATCAAATTTTGAAGTACTTTATAATTACGACCTAAAGGCATTGCAGTCAAATTTGAATTATAAATCAAATATAGTTCATAAGTTTTCAAAGGTGAAGGCAAACCTGAATGACTTATCTAAAATCCAATTACGAGAAGGGCGTCGACAAATGGCTATAAGTAAAAAAGCCGTTGATACTGTTGAATTATTTACAGATATTGAAATTTATATCTTGGTTTTTCTAGCCATTATTGTTCAGGTTATTGTGATGTATAATCCGAAGGAGAAAGCGTAG
- a CDS encoding DUF3024 domain-containing protein: protein MKNTAIDINESTIKKYIESLRPEDNEIRKKLDFGYSYDGKVVILYEIRPFWNNPEEIENIEFAKIRFYKSRKEWNLYWMRASGKWEIYDPFPKSTHLEKIVNVIKEDKHGCFFG, encoded by the coding sequence ATGAAAAATACTGCAATCGATATAAATGAATCTACAATAAAAAAATATATAGAATCATTACGGCCTGAAGATAATGAAATCCGCAAAAAGTTGGATTTTGGGTATTCTTATGATGGAAAAGTTGTAATTCTTTATGAAATTAGACCTTTTTGGAACAATCCAGAAGAAATAGAAAATATTGAATTTGCTAAAATCAGATTTTATAAGTCCAGAAAGGAATGGAATTTATATTGGATGCGAGCAAGTGGGAAATGGGAAATTTATGACCCTTTTCCAAAATCAACACACTTGGAAAAAATAGTTAACGTAATTAAAGAAGATAAACACGGTTGTTTTTTTGGATAA
- a CDS encoding UPF0158 family protein — MDNLKQNIIKNIAQELDCGFDCYFNVKTSEIISIPGISYVSDQDDFKKSFEQDFKSIENNTTDFIKFAVLESFESIKIMELFAQQLTDQNLKAELGKVLENKKPFQNFKSKVDQSNFRQNWFDFKQKEIEKKVETELKTNKASSQQWL; from the coding sequence TTGGATAATCTGAAACAAAATATCATCAAAAATATTGCGCAGGAATTGGATTGTGGATTCGACTGCTATTTTAATGTGAAAACAAGTGAAATTATATCTATTCCAGGGATTTCTTATGTATCAGACCAAGATGACTTTAAAAAATCTTTTGAACAGGATTTTAAAAGCATAGAAAATAACACAACAGATTTTATAAAATTCGCTGTTTTGGAAAGCTTTGAGTCAATTAAAATTATGGAATTATTTGCACAACAATTAACTGACCAAAATCTTAAGGCAGAATTGGGAAAAGTATTGGAAAACAAAAAGCCATTTCAGAATTTTAAAAGTAAAGTAGACCAATCAAATTTTAGACAAAATTGGTTTGATTTCAAGCAAAAAGAAATTGAGAAAAAAGTAGAAACTGAATTAAAAACAAATAAAGCCAGCTCACAACAATGGCTATAA
- a CDS encoding IS30 family transposase — translation MQIETLLTEKKNKSYIAITINRARSTVTREVNKWVQTDRDKYSAELAHWCAKDDYLNKRNIDKISKYPRLRIYVYRGLLSQWTPEQIAGRLKEEFPNDPIMSISHESIYRYIYAKPQASLNKKLIKLLVRKKTRRRPSKKRRRTGSKILNQVSIDLRPEHINLRNEIGHWKGDLMIGKDQKSAIGTIVERKSRYTLIIKLKARNSKEIAKMFSKELNKLDPIFKKSMTYDNGIEMARHETITKKTGMKIYFAHPYSSWERGTNENTNGLIRRYLPKGTDFNKIDLNTFIEIQEKLNNRPRKIIGFKTPNEVMIKELKIVA, via the coding sequence ATACAGATTGAGACTCTTTTAACTGAAAAAAAGAATAAATCATACATCGCTATAACCATTAACAGAGCTCGATCTACGGTTACAAGAGAAGTTAATAAATGGGTGCAAACAGATAGAGATAAATACTCAGCAGAACTAGCTCATTGGTGCGCCAAAGATGATTACCTAAACAAAAGAAATATTGATAAAATATCTAAGTACCCTAGACTTCGAATTTATGTCTATAGGGGCTTATTATCACAATGGACTCCTGAACAAATTGCTGGAAGACTAAAAGAAGAATTCCCAAATGATCCTATAATGTCTATTTCTCACGAATCAATTTATAGGTACATATATGCAAAGCCTCAAGCTAGTTTAAATAAAAAACTAATTAAACTCCTCGTACGCAAAAAAACAAGACGTAGACCCTCTAAAAAAAGACGCAGAACAGGATCTAAAATATTAAACCAAGTCAGTATAGACCTAAGGCCCGAGCATATTAACCTAAGAAATGAAATCGGACACTGGAAAGGAGATTTAATGATTGGGAAGGATCAAAAATCGGCTATTGGAACTATCGTAGAACGCAAATCTAGATATACATTAATTATCAAACTAAAAGCCAGGAACTCTAAGGAAATTGCTAAAATGTTTTCTAAAGAACTTAACAAACTAGATCCCATATTCAAAAAATCTATGACCTACGATAATGGAATTGAAATGGCAAGACACGAAACAATTACCAAGAAAACAGGTATGAAAATTTACTTTGCACACCCCTATTCTTCTTGGGAAAGAGGTACCAATGAAAACACTAACGGACTCATCAGAAGGTACCTCCCAAAAGGAACAGATTTTAACAAAATTGACTTAAATACATTCATCGAAATTCAAGAAAAATTAAACAATAGACCTCGTAAAATTATTGGATTTAAAACCCCTAATGAAGTTATGATAAAAGAACTAAAAATTGTAGCTTAG
- a CDS encoding type II toxin-antitoxin system RelE/ParE family toxin, with protein sequence MEKVRQVIQYKNYFEEFLLAQPVKIQDKIFKVIEIIETYQHVPKTYLAPMKTHKGLFEARIKLGSNIWRVFCFFDKGKLVILLNGFTKKTQKTPKKEIDKAVRLMKEYYEEKNKENGN encoded by the coding sequence ATGGAAAAAGTTAGGCAAGTAATACAGTATAAAAATTATTTCGAGGAGTTTCTACTTGCTCAACCAGTAAAGATTCAAGACAAAATATTTAAGGTCATTGAAATAATCGAAACTTATCAGCACGTGCCGAAAACGTATTTGGCACCAATGAAAACTCATAAGGGATTATTTGAAGCTCGAATTAAGTTAGGTTCGAATATTTGGCGAGTTTTTTGCTTCTTCGATAAAGGTAAATTAGTCATACTCCTAAACGGATTTACTAAAAAGACGCAGAAAACCCCTAAAAAAGAAATCGATAAAGCTGTTCGATTAATGAAAGAGTATTACGAAGAAAAAAACAAAGAAAATGGAAACTAA
- a CDS encoding helix-turn-helix domain-containing protein — protein sequence METKSWKEIKDNVYGKKGTERRDELERDFESFKIGLLLRNAREEKNLTQEQLGLLIDKKRTYISRVENNGSNLTLKTLFDIVEKGLGGKVNISIEV from the coding sequence ATGGAAACTAAAAGTTGGAAAGAAATAAAAGATAACGTTTACGGAAAAAAAGGAACGGAACGTAGAGATGAACTTGAAAGAGATTTTGAATCATTCAAAATTGGCTTACTTTTAAGAAACGCTCGTGAAGAAAAAAATCTTACTCAAGAACAGCTTGGTTTACTGATTGATAAAAAACGAACTTATATTTCTCGTGTAGAAAATAATGGAAGTAATTTGACTTTAAAAACTCTATTTGATATTGTTGAGAAAGGTCTTGGTGGCAAAGTCAATATTTCAATCGAAGTATAA
- a CDS encoding IS3 family transposase (programmed frameshift), whose translation MGKKYDNEFKSMILDLSKSGIRTKQLSEEYGVHTSVINRWKQEYDLKGGDFSKNEPKSKEHQELIALKKELRDVKMERDNLKKGGEHLFQERQIRYNFILSNKNTYPVEKMCKCMKVSKNAYYHWLKTKDTLKVNSSKSFLKDRIEAIFDNSKQIYGSYRIQKQLEREKLFYSRSYVGLLMKEMGLRSVLNKKFVVTTDSNHSLKTAKNELDRDFTSFSLGYKLVSDITYIRVNQQWNYLTTIMDLADRKIIGWSLSEDMTTENTVLKAWVDARRNRVINQQCIFHSDRGVQYASNRITNMFFFNQKVIQSMSRKGNCWDNAVAESFFKTIKYEWINRFKYTSYNQLYKSIDQYLNWYNTQRLHSSLGYMTPLEKELQLKGFINKAA comes from the exons ATGGGAAAAAAATATGACAACGAGTTTAAATCGATGATATTAGATTTATCAAAATCTGGTATACGAACAAAACAACTGAGTGAAGAATATGGAGTTCATACAAGTGTTATTAATAGATGGAAACAAGAGTATGATTTAAAAGGAGGAGATTTTTCTAAAAATGAACCTAAATCCAAAGAACATCAAGAACTTATAGCATTAAAAAAGGAATTAAGAGATGTTAAAATGGAACGTGACA ATCTTAAAAAAGGCGGTGAGCATCTTTTCCAAGAGCGACAGATAAGGTATAACTTCATTTTATCAAACAAAAATACTTATCCTGTCGAAAAGATGTGCAAATGCATGAAGGTTAGTAAAAATGCTTATTACCATTGGCTTAAAACCAAAGACACCTTAAAGGTTAATTCCTCTAAATCATTTTTAAAAGACAGAATCGAAGCTATATTTGACAATAGTAAACAGATTTATGGTAGCTATCGAATTCAAAAACAACTTGAACGAGAAAAGCTTTTTTATTCCCGTTCATATGTGGGGTTACTTATGAAAGAAATGGGACTAAGAAGTGTATTGAATAAAAAATTTGTGGTAACTACGGATTCAAATCATTCTCTAAAAACAGCTAAAAATGAATTAGACAGGGATTTTACCAGTTTTTCTTTAGGCTACAAATTAGTCTCTGACATTACGTATATAAGAGTTAATCAACAATGGAACTATTTAACCACGATAATGGATTTGGCTGATAGAAAAATAATAGGCTGGTCTTTAAGTGAAGATATGACTACTGAGAATACGGTTTTAAAGGCCTGGGTTGATGCTAGAAGAAACAGAGTGATAAACCAGCAGTGTATTTTTCATTCGGACAGGGGTGTGCAATATGCATCCAACAGAATCACAAATATGTTCTTTTTTAATCAAAAAGTGATACAAAGCATGAGTAGAAAGGGAAATTGCTGGGATAATGCTGTAGCTGAAAGTTTTTTTAAAACCATTAAATATGAGTGGATTAATAGATTTAAGTATACGTCTTATAATCAATTATACAAATCTATTGATCAATATTTAAACTGGTATAACACTCAAAGATTACATTCTAGTTTAGGATACATGACGCCTCTTGAAAAAGAATTACAATTAAAAGGATTTATTAACAAAGCTGCTTAG
- a CDS encoding GNAT family N-acetyltransferase, whose product MRLTIRKENPEDFKTVFNLIEKAFENEQMSDHKEQFLVERLRNSDAFVPELSMVAETENKIVGHILLTKLKIKNKSNEFDSLALAPVSVLPEFQGKGIGGKLIVEVHKKAKELGYKSIVLLGHENYYPRFGYEQADKYGIELPFEVPKENCMVIELIDNGLDGVNGIVEYPKEFNE is encoded by the coding sequence ATGAGATTAACGATAAGAAAAGAAAATCCAGAAGACTTTAAAACAGTCTTTAACCTTATAGAAAAGGCATTTGAAAATGAACAAATGAGCGACCACAAGGAACAATTTTTAGTGGAACGATTGAGAAATTCAGATGCTTTTGTTCCCGAACTTTCAATGGTAGCCGAAACCGAAAACAAAATTGTTGGACATATTCTGTTGACAAAACTTAAGATTAAAAACAAATCGAACGAATTTGACTCATTGGCTTTAGCACCTGTCTCTGTCTTACCTGAATTTCAAGGAAAAGGAATTGGTGGAAAATTGATAGTCGAAGTTCATAAAAAAGCTAAAGAATTAGGATATAAATCAATCGTTCTACTTGGACACGAAAATTACTATCCAAGATTCGGTTATGAACAAGCTGATAAGTATGGCATAGAATTACCGTTTGAAGTTCCGAAAGAGAATTGTATGGTAATTGAATTGATTGACAATGGCCTCGATGGAGTAAATGGCATAGTTGAATATCCAAAAGAGTTTAATGAATAA
- a CDS encoding class I SAM-dependent methyltransferase, with the protein MNSTILNTEIQHFIAKNLNTDIASLLLKGLPFEHIPPQEVVEQIEAKNRCKNKLPTWFNTENIYYPNKLNIEQTSSEITAKYKSELITGTRIIDLTGGFGVDCFYFSKRFEEVIHCDINPKLSDIVDHNFKALDVKNSQTFAGDGLEYLKETDKTFDWIYIDPSRRHDSKGKVFFLNDCLPNVPEHLNLLFKHSKNILIKTSPLLDFSVGIGELKQVKKIIVVSVNNEVKELLWILEADFKEDIAIKTVNIKKHETESFSFYLNEEKTAKATFSDPQTYLYEPNSSILKSGAFQSISEKLQLDKLHPNAHLYTSTTLVDFPGRRFKIESCIAYNKKALKQLANTKANITTRNFPESVQQIRKKFKIKDGGDKYLFFTSNFDNEKLVLVCSRV; encoded by the coding sequence TTGAATAGCACGATTTTAAATACTGAAATTCAGCATTTCATTGCTAAAAATTTAAACACGGATATCGCTTCCCTTTTACTTAAAGGACTACCATTTGAGCATATACCACCCCAAGAGGTAGTTGAGCAAATTGAAGCCAAAAACCGTTGTAAAAACAAACTTCCAACTTGGTTTAATACTGAAAACATTTACTATCCAAACAAATTAAACATCGAGCAAACCTCTTCGGAGATCACTGCCAAATATAAATCGGAGCTCATTACTGGAACACGTATTATTGATTTAACGGGTGGTTTTGGGGTAGATTGTTTCTACTTTTCTAAACGTTTTGAAGAAGTTATACACTGTGACATCAACCCAAAACTCTCCGACATTGTCGATCATAATTTTAAAGCCCTAGATGTAAAAAACAGCCAGACTTTTGCTGGTGATGGCTTGGAATATTTAAAAGAGACTGATAAAACATTTGACTGGATTTACATCGATCCGTCACGGCGTCACGACAGCAAGGGCAAAGTCTTTTTTTTAAACGATTGTTTACCAAATGTTCCAGAACATTTAAACCTGCTTTTTAAGCACAGTAAAAACATTCTCATTAAAACCTCGCCGTTATTAGATTTTTCGGTTGGAATAGGCGAATTAAAACAGGTTAAAAAAATTATTGTTGTATCGGTTAACAACGAGGTCAAAGAGCTACTATGGATATTAGAAGCCGATTTTAAAGAGGATATCGCCATTAAAACGGTTAATATAAAAAAGCATGAAACCGAAAGTTTTTCCTTTTATTTAAATGAAGAAAAAACGGCTAAGGCGACATTTAGTGATCCCCAAACTTATCTTTACGAACCTAATAGTTCCATATTAAAATCAGGCGCCTTTCAAAGTATTTCTGAAAAATTGCAATTAGACAAACTGCATCCTAACGCACATTTATACACGAGTACAACCTTAGTTGATTTTCCTGGAAGACGTTTTAAAATTGAAAGTTGTATCGCTTACAATAAAAAAGCGCTAAAGCAGTTGGCCAACACTAAAGCCAATATTACAACGCGTAACTTTCCTGAAAGCGTTCAGCAAATTCGTAAAAAGTTTAAAATTAAAGATGGTGGTGATAAGTATTTATTCTTCACCTCCAATTTTGATAATGAAAAGCTTGTTTTAGTTTGTTCTAGGGTATAA
- a CDS encoding AI-2E family transporter, with product MNQKTISSGIVRAVLTIASIALILFFLYKVRSVIAYITVAAVTSLICRPFVQFLEKKLKIEKNIAVIITIFLVLGIMIGLVGLFVPLVLEQGHNLSLLDINKLESNIKQTYSDFILNFNLHQNDLSDSFKGIKFLDKLDFSFIPQVLNSIVSGLGSFSIAVFSVLFIAFFFLKDRALLENTLLIFVPEKSENQFKNSFLKIKNLLSRYFVGLICQISILFIIYMTGLLIIGIQNPFVIAFLCALLNLIPYVGPFISVIIMMTLTMTSNIGQEFISYILPKTFWVFIVFMIGQLIDNFVSQPIIFSKSVKSHPLEIFLIILVTGILFGVIGLIIAIPAYTAIKVILKEYLSENRIVKKFTENI from the coding sequence TTGAATCAAAAAACCATTTCAAGCGGCATTGTAAGAGCAGTTCTAACCATCGCTAGTATTGCTTTAATCTTATTTTTTCTTTATAAAGTACGTTCTGTTATCGCTTATATTACAGTAGCGGCGGTAACTTCCTTAATTTGCAGACCATTTGTGCAGTTTTTAGAAAAAAAGTTAAAAATTGAAAAAAACATAGCCGTTATTATTACCATTTTCCTGGTATTAGGTATCATGATTGGTCTTGTTGGCTTGTTTGTTCCTTTGGTTTTAGAACAAGGTCATAACCTTTCGCTTCTAGATATTAATAAGCTTGAATCTAATATTAAACAAACATATTCCGATTTTATTTTAAATTTTAATTTGCATCAAAACGACCTAAGCGATTCTTTCAAGGGTATTAAATTTCTAGATAAACTAGATTTCTCCTTTATTCCACAAGTATTAAATTCTATAGTTAGTGGTTTAGGTAGCTTTAGTATAGCTGTGTTTTCGGTACTCTTTATCGCCTTTTTCTTCTTAAAAGACCGTGCTTTACTAGAAAATACCTTGCTCATTTTTGTACCAGAAAAAAGTGAGAATCAGTTTAAAAATTCTTTCTTAAAAATTAAAAATTTACTTTCTCGATATTTTGTCGGACTTATTTGTCAGATTTCCATTCTATTCATCATTTACATGACGGGGCTTTTAATCATTGGTATCCAAAATCCTTTTGTGATTGCATTTTTATGCGCTTTATTAAATTTAATACCTTATGTTGGTCCTTTTATTAGTGTAATTATTATGATGACACTAACCATGACCAGTAATATTGGACAGGAATTTATTTCATATATCTTACCAAAAACCTTTTGGGTATTTATTGTATTCATGATTGGGCAACTTATCGATAATTTTGTGAGTCAGCCTATTATATTTTCAAAAAGTGTGAAATCACATCCTCTTGAAATTTTTCTTATCATTTTAGTAACTGGTATTTTGTTTGGTGTTATTGGTTTAATTATTGCCATTCCTGCTTACACGGCCATTAAAGTTATCTTGAAAGAGTATTTATCGGAAAATAGAATCGTAAAAAAATTCACCGAAAACATTTAA
- a CDS encoding TrmH family RNA methyltransferase: MQLNHYNTHFKKRQFPITLVCDHVTNAPNIGSLFRIADAFGVEKIILCGQNITLGRKMAKTSRATEKVVPYEILEDTAAVVEGLKNDNYQIISIEITQKSQPIHHYKFSAEKPIAFVIGDENFGVSEAVLNASNDVIHIDMFGQNSSMNVVQATNIALYEATKQLL; this comes from the coding sequence ATGCAGTTAAATCATTATAATACCCATTTTAAAAAACGTCAATTTCCCATTACTTTGGTTTGCGATCATGTAACCAATGCCCCTAATATTGGAAGCTTATTTCGTATCGCCGATGCCTTTGGTGTTGAAAAAATAATTTTATGCGGACAAAATATTACTTTGGGAAGAAAAATGGCAAAAACCTCTAGAGCCACTGAAAAAGTGGTCCCTTATGAAATTTTAGAAGATACTGCAGCAGTGGTTGAAGGCTTAAAAAATGACAACTATCAAATAATTTCTATTGAAATTACCCAGAAAAGCCAGCCTATTCATCATTATAAATTTTCAGCAGAAAAACCTATAGCTTTTGTAATTGGTGATGAAAATTTTGGCGTTTCTGAAGCCGTTTTAAACGCTTCAAACGACGTTATTCATATCGATATGTTCGGGCAAAATAGTAGCATGAATGTTGTTCAGGCCACTAATATCGCCCTTTATGAAGCTACAAAACAATTACTCTAA
- a CDS encoding DUF4159 domain-containing protein, with protein sequence MRVLFIFSFSLFSFALIAQDIAVLKYKGGGDWYGNPTALPNLIEYCNQHIHTKINPKPQTVETGSLDIFQYPFLHMTGHGNVFFDGADAENLKNYLLSGGFLHIDDNYGMQPYITKELKKVFPDKDLIEIPLNHEIFKAPYKFPNGLPKIHEHDGQRPQAFGLFQDDRLILLFTYESDLGDGWEDEEVHNDPLEVREKALKMGANIIKYVFDH encoded by the coding sequence ATGAGGGTTCTTTTTATTTTTAGTTTTTCATTATTTTCATTTGCACTTATAGCTCAGGATATAGCTGTTTTAAAATACAAAGGCGGTGGCGATTGGTACGGAAATCCTACTGCTTTACCAAACCTTATTGAGTATTGTAACCAACATATTCACACTAAAATAAACCCAAAACCACAAACTGTAGAAACCGGAAGTTTAGATATTTTTCAATACCCTTTTCTGCACATGACCGGTCATGGCAATGTATTTTTTGATGGAGCTGACGCCGAAAACCTAAAAAACTATCTGCTTTCTGGAGGTTTTTTACACATAGATGATAATTATGGCATGCAACCATACATCACTAAAGAATTAAAAAAAGTATTTCCAGATAAAGATTTGATTGAAATCCCATTGAATCACGAGATTTTTAAAGCGCCTTATAAATTCCCAAACGGCTTACCTAAAATTCATGAACACGATGGGCAGCGTCCGCAAGCCTTTGGCCTATTTCAAGACGACAGACTAATTTTACTGTTTACTTATGAAAGTGATTTAGGTGATGGTTGGGAAGATGAAGAGGTGCATAACGATCCTTTAGAGGTTCGTGAAAAGGCTCTTAAAATGGGTGCTAACATCATCAAGTATGTTTTTGATCACTAA
- a CDS encoding 16S rRNA (uracil(1498)-N(3))-methyltransferase: protein MQLFYNPEINDQTAQISFDKTESKHIVKVLRKTTGDTLHITNGKGWLFIAEITMPNINKCMANIISKTQQKKRDFNLHLAVAPTKMNDRYEWFLEKATEIGIERITPIICDHSERKVVKNDRFERILQSAMKQSLSCFMPTLSPPIHFKDFINESFSGDRFIAHCEESDKKSLKQKLKPNQDITILIGPEGDFSSKEIALALKNNFIPVTLGETRLRTETAAIAACHSVAFINE, encoded by the coding sequence ATGCAACTTTTCTATAATCCAGAAATAAACGACCAAACGGCCCAAATATCGTTTGATAAAACGGAAAGCAAACACATTGTAAAAGTGTTGCGTAAAACCACTGGCGACACCTTACACATTACTAATGGTAAAGGTTGGCTGTTTATTGCTGAGATTACTATGCCCAACATTAATAAATGCATGGCCAATATTATTTCTAAAACCCAACAAAAAAAGCGCGATTTTAATTTGCATTTGGCTGTAGCACCTACGAAAATGAACGATCGTTACGAATGGTTTCTAGAAAAGGCTACCGAAATAGGCATAGAACGTATTACACCCATTATTTGCGATCATAGCGAACGCAAAGTGGTTAAAAACGACCGCTTTGAACGCATTTTACAATCGGCTATGAAGCAGTCTTTAAGCTGTTTTATGCCTACATTAAGTCCTCCTATTCACTTTAAAGATTTTATAAATGAATCGTTTTCGGGAGACCGCTTTATTGCTCACTGCGAGGAAAGTGATAAAAAATCATTAAAACAAAAGCTAAAACCTAATCAAGATATTACTATATTAATAGGTCCTGAAGGCGATTTTTCATCTAAAGAAATTGCCTTAGCACTTAAAAACAATTTTATTCCAGTAACTTTGGGCGAAACACGGTTACGAACAGAAACAGCAGCTATTGCAGCTTGCCATTCTGTAGCTTTTATAAATGAATAA
- a CDS encoding peptidylprolyl isomerase, whose amino-acid sequence MIKKLLSTLIFVSVVALHAQPSVQKELKNINNPEQADAFIKSNKSTKNKLITFNEEKHQTVLAKSLFKKNVGSTEVVDREFEKTYYKVISKTTNTYNRVSYIYLDGSKYNMADLNTLRSRIMANYKDGAPFDFLAKRYSMDAGAEKGGDTGWFTKGKLDTALENSLTNNSYALNDVYTVNLPETNRYYVVLKTHEPKEISELQVLKITEKK is encoded by the coding sequence ATGATTAAAAAACTACTTAGTACACTAATATTTGTTAGTGTAGTCGCCTTACATGCACAGCCTTCTGTTCAAAAAGAATTGAAAAACATTAATAACCCCGAGCAAGCCGATGCCTTTATAAAATCGAATAAATCCACTAAAAATAAATTAATTACTTTTAACGAAGAAAAACACCAAACGGTACTAGCCAAATCGCTTTTTAAGAAAAACGTAGGCAGCACCGAAGTTGTAGATCGTGAGTTTGAAAAAACCTATTACAAAGTGATAAGTAAAACTACAAACACCTACAACCGCGTTTCGTACATCTATTTAGATGGCAGCAAATATAATATGGCCGATTTGAATACGCTTAGATCTAGAATAATGGCAAACTATAAAGATGGTGCGCCTTTTGATTTTTTAGCTAAACGCTATTCGATGGATGCAGGAGCCGAAAAAGGCGGAGACACAGGTTGGTTTACAAAAGGAAAACTAGATACCGCCTTAGAAAATAGCTTAACCAATAATAGCTATGCTTTAAATGACGTGTATACAGTAAATTTACCTGAAACCAATCGCTATTATGTGGTTTTAAAAACCCATGAACCTAAGGAAATTTCAGAATTACAAGTTTTAAAAATTACTGAAAAAAAGTAA